Below is a genomic region from Verrucomicrobiota bacterium JB022.
ATCAATCGCCAGCCCAAGCTGGCCGGCCTGTGGTGGTGGCTTACCTGGCTGCTCGGGGCGACGGCGGTCACGGCGGTGTATCTCCACCCCTATGTGGATTTTCTTTAAAAAAGACTTGCGCAGGATCCCGAAAACCGATCTACTCTGGTCTTTCAGTTAACAACACAACTGACCTGCGGGGCTAGCTCAATTGGATAGAGCACCTGACTACGGATCAGGAGGTTAGGGGTTCGACTCCCTTGCCCCGTGCCATTTTCAAAAAACCGTCTTCATCACGAAGACGGTTTTTTGGTGTTTGAGGAGCGGGCTGGTGAAACCTCCGCCACCAATCAGGTCTGGCATCCAATGGATGCGTAGAAGAATGCCGACGCACGCGAATATTATCCGCGCTCTGGGACTGCGGTGCTCCGCACCGATCTGGTTGATTTCTTCCGCATCGAACACTGGAACAGGGGCGCAGGCAGGAGCCATTTTCGCTGGAGACGCGGGTTGTTCCACACAGTGCGGACGCTTTATCACATCTACGGGAAACCAGATCTGCGCGGAGCGCAGCAGTCCCAGAGCCATTCTGCAACGGATACAGCCCCCAGCTAGATGCACACGCGCTTTTCGCCGAAAGCACCCTCTAGGGGGCCAGTGCACCCCCTCATTCTCGGCCCGTGCCTGATCCAGAACGTCAAAAACAGAACGCCGCCTCTCGCGGGGAGAAGGCGGCGTTGAGTCGCTATTATTCGGATCAGTTTGGGCGAAAGCCTTATTCGGCGTATTGCTGTTCGAGCAGGTCCATGACCTTGTTGGCCGAGTCCGTGATGACGGAGCCAGGCCCGAAGATCGCGGCGGCGCCGTGCTCGTAGAGGTATTCGTAGTCCTGCGCGGGGATGACGCCGCCGGCGACCACGATGATGTCGTCGCGGCCGAGCTTGGCCAGTTCACCGACCAACTGCGGCAGCAGAGTCTTGTGACCTGCGGCCAGCGAGCTCATGGCGACCACGTGCACGTCGTTTTCGACAGCTTGGGCGGCCGATTCCTCGGGGGTCTGGAACAAGGGCCCGATGTCGACGTCGAAGCCCATGTCGGCGTAGGCCGTGGCAACGACCTTGGCGCCGCGGTCGTGACCGTCCTGGCCCATCTTGGCGATCATGATGCGCGGGCGGCGGCCTTCCTTGTCGGCAAAGGCGTCGGTGCGGGCGCGCATCTTTTCGATGGCGCTGCTGTTGCCGTATTCGCTGCTGTAGACGCCGCTGATGGAGCGGATGACTGCCTGGTGACGACCGTAGACCTTTTCGAGGGCTTCGGAAATTTCACCAAGGCTGGCGCGGGCCTGGGTCGCCTCGATGGCGAGGGCGAGCAGGTTGGCCTTCACTTCGCCATTGGCGGCCTTGGTCAGGGCTTCGAGGCAGGCACGGACCTTCGACTCGTCGCGCTCGGCGCGGAGCTTTTCGAGGCGTTGGATCTGGGCGATGCGCACGGCCGTGTTGTCGATGTCGAGCACGTCGAGCGCGTCTTCCTTCTCCAGGCGGAACTTGTTCACGCCGGTGATGGTTTCGAGCTGGCTGTCAATACGGGCCTGGCGGCGCGCGGCAGCTTCTTCGATGCGCATCTTGGGCATGCCGCTCTCGATGGCCTTGGCCATACCGCCGAGCGATTCCACTTCCTGGATGTGGGCCCAAGCCTTGTTCTTGAGGGCGTGGGTAAGGGCTTCGACGTAGTAGCTGCCGCCCCACGGGTCGATGATCTTGCAGATGCCCGTTTCGTCCTGGAGGAAGAGCTGGGTATTGCGGGCGATCCGGGCGGAGAACTCCGTCGGCAGCGCGATGGCTTCGTCGAGCGCGTTGGTGTGCAGCGACTGGGTGTGGCCCAGCGCGGCGGCCATGGCCTCGATGCAGGTGCGCGATACGTTGTTGAAGGGGTCTTGCTCGGTGAGGCTCCAGCCGGAGGTCTGCGAGTGCGTGCGCAGGGCAAGCGACTTCGGGTTTTTCGGGTCGAACTGGTTCACGATCTTGGACCAGAGGAGGCGGGCGGCCCGCATCTTGGCCACTTCCATGAAGTAGTTCTTGCCTTGGGCCCAGAAGAACGAGAGGCGCGGCGCAAAGGCGTCGACATTGATGCCGGCCTTGATCCCGGTGCGGATGTATTCGAGACCGTCGGCGAGGGTGTAGGCCATCTCGAGGTCGGCCGTGGCACCCGCTTCCTGCATGTGGTAGCCG
It encodes:
- the scpA gene encoding methylmalonyl-CoA mutase, whose translation is MISPDFKSIDWKPAATAKPTYTEWKADLEKRTGQNAEELVWNTMEQIPVEPLYTGNAYEGMEHLGYQAGIAPFLRGPYATMYVFRPWTVRQYAGFSTAEESNAFYRRNLAAGQKGLSVAFDLATHRGYDSDHKRVVGDVGKAGVAIDSILDMQILFDRIPLDKVSVSMTMNGAVLPVMAFYIVAALEQGAKLEDLSGTIQNDILKEYMVRNTYIYPPEPSMRIIADIFEFTSQKMPKFNSISISGYHMQEAGATADLEMAYTLADGLEYIRTGIKAGINVDAFAPRLSFFWAQGKNYFMEVAKMRAARLLWSKIVNQFDPKNPKSLALRTHSQTSGWSLTEQDPFNNVSRTCIEAMAAALGHTQSLHTNALDEAIALPTEFSARIARNTQLFLQDETGICKIIDPWGGSYYVEALTHALKNKAWAHIQEVESLGGMAKAIESGMPKMRIEEAAARRQARIDSQLETITGVNKFRLEKEDALDVLDIDNTAVRIAQIQRLEKLRAERDESKVRACLEALTKAANGEVKANLLALAIEATQARASLGEISEALEKVYGRHQAVIRSISGVYSSEYGNSSAIEKMRARTDAFADKEGRRPRIMIAKMGQDGHDRGAKVVATAYADMGFDVDIGPLFQTPEESAAQAVENDVHVVAMSSLAAGHKTLLPQLVGELAKLGRDDIIVVAGGVIPAQDYEYLYEHGAAAIFGPGSVITDSANKVMDLLEQQYAE